A stretch of the Polaribacter pacificus genome encodes the following:
- a CDS encoding acyl-CoA thioesterase, whose protein sequence is MITKSTSVRIRYGETDQMGVVYHGNYAQFFEIGRIEWLRALDISYKKMEENNTMLPVISLQCNFKKSAHFDDEITIKTTLKKTPTVKIEFDYEIHNQFGDLLCTGNTVLAFVAMDTKKPMRCPDYLLKILGD, encoded by the coding sequence TTGATTACTAAAAGTACCTCAGTAAGAATACGTTATGGAGAAACCGACCAAATGGGTGTGGTTTACCATGGTAACTATGCTCAATTTTTTGAAATCGGAAGGATCGAATGGCTTCGCGCCCTTGACATTTCCTACAAAAAAATGGAAGAGAACAACACGATGCTCCCGGTGATTTCTTTACAATGCAATTTTAAAAAATCAGCCCATTTTGATGATGAAATTACAATAAAAACTACTCTAAAAAAAACCCCAACTGTTAAAATTGAATTTGACTACGAAATCCACAATCAGTTTGGTGATTTATTGTGCACAGGAAACACTGTTTTGGCATTTGTAGCAATGGACACAAAAAAACCAATGCGTTGCCCTGACTATTTACTTAAAATTTTAGGAGACTAA